In the Muricauda sp. MAR_2010_75 genome, one interval contains:
- a CDS encoding hydroxymethylglutaryl-CoA reductase, degradative gives MNTPVEGFSKRSKAEKIDWIAQHYTKDPEAAKRILEQYWNTDPKVQKLHDEFIENTISNYYLPFAVAPNFLINDTLYAIPMAIEESSVVAAASKAAKFWLGRGGFKTKILGTEKVGQVHFMYRGNIQTLHTFFEELKPELRKSVSDITGNMEKRGGGIKEIQLRDLNDQMEGYYQLHCTFETLDAMGANFINSCLEQFAKTLKDEAQKYEAFSEEDKNLEVVMSILSNYVPNCLVRAEVSCQVSQLDKDPVAAEEFASKFVQAVTIAKLEPYRAVTHNKGIMNGIDAVVLATGNDFRAVEAGVHAYAAKDGRYTSLTHAAVEGDTFKFWIEVPLALGTVGGLTTLHPLVKLALEILQNPSAKELMELVAVAGLAQNFAAVRSLVTTGIQKGHMKMHLLNMLNQLGATETEKQQLVEHFKYHVVTNASVKEALEKIQSQ, from the coding sequence ATGAACACTCCTGTTGAAGGATTCTCGAAACGCTCCAAAGCCGAAAAGATAGATTGGATTGCCCAGCACTATACCAAAGACCCCGAGGCTGCCAAACGCATCTTGGAACAATACTGGAACACTGACCCGAAGGTGCAGAAACTGCATGATGAGTTCATAGAAAACACCATTTCCAATTATTATCTCCCTTTTGCCGTTGCCCCAAACTTTTTGATCAATGATACACTCTATGCCATACCCATGGCCATTGAAGAGAGTTCGGTTGTGGCGGCTGCAAGCAAAGCAGCCAAATTTTGGTTGGGTCGGGGTGGGTTCAAAACTAAAATCTTGGGGACCGAAAAGGTGGGACAGGTACATTTTATGTATAGGGGCAATATCCAAACGCTTCATACCTTTTTTGAGGAACTTAAACCCGAACTCAGAAAAAGCGTCTCTGATATCACTGGAAATATGGAAAAACGAGGCGGCGGTATCAAAGAAATTCAATTGAGGGATCTCAACGACCAAATGGAAGGTTACTACCAACTCCATTGCACCTTTGAGACCTTGGATGCCATGGGTGCCAATTTTATCAATTCGTGTTTGGAACAGTTCGCCAAGACGTTAAAAGACGAAGCCCAAAAGTATGAGGCCTTTTCTGAAGAGGATAAGAACTTGGAAGTGGTGATGAGCATTCTGTCCAATTATGTCCCCAATTGTTTGGTTAGGGCCGAGGTAAGTTGCCAAGTCTCCCAACTTGATAAGGATCCTGTAGCCGCTGAGGAATTTGCCTCCAAGTTTGTGCAGGCCGTAACCATTGCCAAATTAGAGCCTTACCGTGCCGTAACCCACAACAAAGGCATTATGAACGGCATTGACGCGGTGGTCTTGGCCACTGGGAACGATTTTAGGGCCGTGGAGGCCGGCGTACATGCCTATGCCGCCAAGGATGGTCGCTATACAAGTTTGACCCATGCCGCCGTTGAAGGAGACACCTTCAAGTTTTGGATTGAAGTGCCTTTAGCCTTGGGAACCGTTGGCGGATTGACCACCTTGCATCCTTTGGTAAAGCTTGCTTTGGAGATTCTTCAGAATCCATCTGCAAAAGAACTTATGGAACTAGTTGCTGTGGCTGGACTGGCCCAGAATTTTGCCGCCGTTCGGTCTTTGGTCACGACAGGAATCCAAAAAGGGCACATGAAAATGCACTTGCTGAACATGCTCAACCAACTGGGGGCCACAGAAACCGAAAAGCAACAACTTGTGGAGCATTTTAAATATCATGTGGTGACAAATGCTTCGGTAAAGGAAGCCTTGGAAAAGATTCAATCCCAATAA
- a CDS encoding GYDIA family GHMP kinase, whose protein sequence is MPKKFYSNGKLLLSGEYAILDGALGLAIPTKHGQSLKVSDLDSGTIQWTSFDEKREMWFQAEFDLESLEIKTASDENVGQTLVQLFSEARLQNPDFLSKSSGVAIETHLGFPRSWGLGTSSTLINNMANWAQVDAYQLLWNAFGGSGYDIACAQHNSPITYQLQDDSPKVTEVVFDPPFKESLYFVHLNQKQNSKEAIAAYRKQEFDKKDLIRDISSLTEKMVNAATLQEFQSLMEQHEVIMSNVLQIPTVKSELFLDYSGAIKSLGAWGGDFVLAAGNEDSLYYFNNKGYNTVIPFSKMVL, encoded by the coding sequence ATGCCAAAGAAGTTTTACAGCAACGGAAAACTGCTGCTCTCTGGGGAGTATGCCATCTTGGATGGGGCTCTCGGTCTTGCCATTCCCACTAAACATGGTCAATCATTAAAAGTTTCCGATTTAGATTCAGGAACCATACAATGGACAAGTTTTGATGAGAAAAGGGAAATGTGGTTTCAAGCCGAATTTGACTTGGAAAGCTTGGAAATAAAAACTGCTTCGGACGAGAACGTAGGCCAAACCTTGGTTCAACTGTTTTCAGAAGCGCGACTGCAAAATCCTGATTTTCTTTCCAAAAGCAGTGGGGTTGCCATTGAAACACATTTGGGTTTTCCGCGCTCATGGGGACTGGGTACTTCATCAACCTTAATAAACAACATGGCCAATTGGGCCCAAGTGGATGCCTACCAGTTGCTTTGGAATGCCTTTGGCGGCAGCGGATACGACATTGCTTGTGCGCAACATAATTCCCCAATTACCTATCAATTGCAAGATGATTCCCCAAAAGTCACTGAGGTTGTTTTTGACCCTCCTTTTAAGGAATCGCTTTATTTTGTGCACCTCAATCAAAAACAGAATAGCAAAGAGGCCATCGCTGCTTATCGAAAGCAAGAATTCGACAAGAAGGACCTTATCCGTGACATATCTTCCCTCACCGAAAAAATGGTCAATGCCGCAACATTACAGGAGTTTCAATCGCTTATGGAACAACATGAAGTTATCATGTCCAACGTTCTCCAAATTCCTACGGTAAAATCGGAACTTTTTTTGGATTACTCAGGTGCCATCAAAAGTCTGGGTGCCTGGGGTGGTGACTTTGTTTTGGCCGCGGGAAATGAAGATAGTTTGTATTATTTTAACAACAAGGGGTACAATACGGTAATCCCATTCTCAAAAATGGTACTCTAA